Proteins encoded by one window of Sorex araneus isolate mSorAra2 chromosome 3, mSorAra2.pri, whole genome shotgun sequence:
- the LOC129403332 gene encoding small nuclear ribonucleoprotein G-like, giving the protein MSKAHPWELKKFMDKKLSLKLNGSRHVHEILQGFDPFMNLVTDECVEMATNGQQNNIGMVVIRGNSIIMLEALDEYRQRLFRSQVFSCVPIIASFY; this is encoded by the coding sequence ATGAGCAAAGCTCACCCCTGGGAGCTGAAAAAATTTATGGACAAGAAGTTATCATTAAAACTGAATGGCAGCAGACATGTCCACGAAATACTTCAAGGATTTGATCCCTTTATGAATCTTGTGACAGATGAATGTGTGGAGATGGCAACAAATGGGCAACAGAATAATATTGGAATGGTGGTAATACGAGGAAATAGTATCATCATGTTAGAAGCCTTGGATGAGTATAGACAGAGGTTGTTTAGAAGCCAAGTGTTTTCATGTGTTCCCATCATTGCATCTTTTTACTAA